In one window of Oncorhynchus keta strain PuntledgeMale-10-30-2019 unplaced genomic scaffold, Oket_V2 Un_contig_363_pilon_pilon, whole genome shotgun sequence DNA:
- the LOC118371356 gene encoding E3 ubiquitin-protein ligase NHLRC1-like translates to MADVPVPPSSLRTEGILLREIHVNLLECKVCFEKYNPRQKERRPQNLSCGHVLCLECVRALSHPVLKKLECPFCRQLCDVDSTSHCQALTDLQDLLLSRSPKSPVPHRVRGGSGWVGGLGSGALRLRSAFGGWGSLINPTGVAVFGSSGTVVVVHDGERRVVVFGPQGRRLHGFGRRGRGHGEVCHPVDVAVTPSGYVVVTDAGDAAVKVFTTRGSYVLAVWDSFQMPWGVDVDSCGHILVTDIQAGTLSQVVVDFARGVTLMNRAVITDLQRPKAVACCRVTGNIALVETLGLTTQPPNGPRPTRLTVFNKDFNVLSQIDSFTLSLGASVWPCMSAVAFDRDGDVIVIDSQHGLIWSLGKLQNGPVLTPLVSGDLVRPVGLVATAQNTLIVLDSGDHAVKMYSVHSDAILVQK, encoded by the coding sequence ATGGCTGATGTTCCTGTTCCTCCTTCCTCACTGAGAACAGAGGGGATCCTCCTGAGAGAGATCCACGTCAACCTGCTGGAGTGTAAAGTCTGCTTCGAGAAGTATAACCCACGGCAGAAGGAACGCCGGCCTCAGAACCTGTCCTGCGGCCATGTACTCTGTCTGGAATGTGTCCGGGCGCTCTCCCACCCCGTCCTCAAGAAGCTTGAGTGCCCTTTCTGCCGGCAGCTGTGTGACGTTGACAGCACCTCCCACTGCCAGGCGCTGACAGACCTCCAGGATCTTCTGCTCTCCCGCTCCCCCAAATCACCTGTCCCTCATCGGGTCAGAGGAGGCAGCGGCTGGGTCGGAGGCCTGGGCTCTGGAGCTCTGCGGCTTCGCTCAGCCTTCGGGGGCTGGGGGTCCCTGATCAACCCCACGGGGGTGGCCGTGTTCGGGTCCTCTGGGACCGTGGTGGTGGTGCACGATGGAGAAAGGAGGGTGGTGGTATTCGGGCCTCAGGGCAGGCGGCTGCACGGGTTCGGGCGGAGGGGTCGCGGCCACGGGGAGGTGTGTCACCCGGTGGATGTGGCGGTGACTCCCAGCGGGTATGTGGTTGTGACGGATGCTGGTGACGCTGCAGTGAAAGTGttcaccaccagggggagttatGTTCTGGCGGTGTGGGACTCCTTCCAGATGCCCTGGGGGGTGGACGTGGACAGCTGTGGACATATCCTGGTCACTGACATCCAGGCCGGAACGCTCTCCCAGGTCGTGGTGGACTTTGCCCGTGGCGTGACTCTGATGAACCGAGCGGTCATAACCGACCTCCAGCGGCCCAAGGCAGTGGCCTGCTGTCGGGTGACCGGGAACATCGCCCTGGTGGAGACACTGGGTCTCACCACACAACCTCCAAATGGCCCCCGGCCTACCAGACTGACAGTATTCAACAAAGACTTTAACGTGCTCTCTCAGATAGACAGCTTTACTCTGAGCCTGGGGGCCTCCGTGTGGCCCTGCATGTCTGCTGTGGCCTTTGACAGGGACGGGGATGTGATCGTGATAGACTCCCAGCATGGGTTGATTTGGAGTTTGGGAAAGCTCCAGAACGGCCCGGTCCTAACCCCCCTGGTCAGTGGAGACTTGGTTCGCCCGGTGGGGCTGGTCGCCACAGCTCAGAACACGCTGATTGTTTTAGACAGTGGAGACCATGCAGTGAAGATGTATTCAGTTCACTCGGATGCTATTCTAGTCCAAAAATGA